The Kiritimatiellaceae bacterium genome contains a region encoding:
- the tadA gene encoding Flp pilus assembly complex ATPase component TadA, with protein sequence MSDKAYRTLTGILFDRFPVPEEAIKTARAESEKTGIPLEEVLVTQGAVPAPVLLLAKAEYLEMTPISLDGFQVDRSLVEMLPRATWAQLKMLPLCKTGKLLTVATGDPFNIMGIENLKTQIEYQIFSVIADPRDILGVLDVSAKDGSIGLEDILKDMEDDSELEVGRDATSADNLEEMLESASDAPVVRIVNSILIEALRKHASDIHIEPMENKIRLRYRVDGVLYENPSPPKSVQSAISSRIKIMSNLDIAERRIPQDGRFKIKALGKEVDLRISYLPTVHGEKIVMRILDKTALAPNLESLGLEQKALEDLKFAIAKPHGMLLVTGPTGSGKTTTLYSALQELNTEDVNIITVEDPVEYQLQGINQVQARPEVGLTFAAGLRSILRQDPDIVMIGEIRDNETASIAVQAALTGHLVISTLHTNDAAGAIARMAYMGIEPFMLSSSLVMTQAQRLYRKLCPFCKQAIQIPEKTLSFNRLDPDQFKDTTFFAAKGCPKCSGLGYKGRGAIMEILLLNDELRAKILETSEASALREVAVRNGMKSLRETGLSRVRDGITTIDEILRVTTG encoded by the coding sequence ATGAGCGATAAAGCCTACAGAACTCTGACAGGGATTCTCTTTGACCGCTTCCCGGTTCCGGAAGAAGCAATAAAGACAGCCAGGGCCGAGTCCGAAAAAACCGGAATCCCGCTCGAAGAAGTGCTGGTTACGCAGGGCGCAGTGCCCGCGCCGGTGCTGCTGCTGGCCAAGGCTGAGTATCTGGAAATGACGCCGATCAGTCTCGATGGCTTTCAAGTCGACCGGTCGCTGGTTGAAATGCTGCCGCGCGCAACCTGGGCGCAGCTGAAAATGCTGCCCCTGTGCAAAACCGGCAAACTGCTCACCGTCGCCACGGGAGACCCCTTCAATATTATGGGGATTGAAAACCTCAAGACGCAGATCGAGTATCAGATATTTTCGGTGATTGCCGACCCGCGGGATATCCTTGGCGTACTGGATGTCTCGGCAAAGGATGGGTCGATCGGGCTAGAGGACATCCTCAAAGACATGGAGGACGACAGTGAGCTGGAAGTCGGTCGCGACGCAACCAGCGCAGACAATCTCGAAGAAATGCTGGAAAGCGCCTCGGATGCTCCGGTTGTGCGCATCGTCAATTCGATTCTGATCGAAGCTCTCCGTAAACACGCCAGCGACATCCACATTGAGCCGATGGAAAATAAGATTCGTCTTCGTTACCGTGTGGATGGTGTGCTTTACGAAAACCCCAGTCCGCCTAAAAGTGTCCAATCGGCGATCTCGTCGCGTATCAAAATCATGTCGAACCTCGACATTGCAGAACGGCGCATTCCGCAGGACGGCCGTTTTAAGATCAAGGCGCTGGGCAAAGAGGTGGATTTACGCATCAGTTATCTACCGACCGTACACGGCGAGAAAATCGTGATGCGTATTCTGGACAAAACCGCGCTCGCCCCCAATCTGGAGTCACTTGGTCTGGAGCAAAAGGCTCTGGAGGATCTGAAATTCGCCATTGCCAAACCGCACGGCATGTTGCTGGTCACCGGCCCGACCGGTTCCGGCAAAACAACGACTCTTTATTCGGCGTTGCAGGAGTTGAACACCGAGGATGTGAATATCATCACCGTGGAAGACCCGGTAGAATATCAGCTTCAGGGAATCAACCAGGTTCAGGCGCGCCCCGAAGTCGGCCTGACGTTCGCCGCCGGCTTACGTTCCATTCTGCGTCAGGATCCCGATATTGTGATGATCGGTGAAATTCGCGACAACGAAACCGCCTCCATCGCGGTACAGGCCGCATTGACGGGACATTTGGTGATCAGCACGCTACACACCAACGATGCCGCCGGCGCGATTGCCCGTATGGCATACATGGGCATCGAGCCGTTCATGCTTTCGTCATCGCTGGTGATGACGCAGGCGCAACGTCTTTACCGCAAACTCTGCCCTTTCTGCAAACAGGCCATTCAAATTCCGGAAAAAACGCTGAGTTTCAATCGTCTCGATCCAGACCAGTTTAAGGACACCACCTTTTTCGCCGCCAAAGGGTGCCCGAAGTGCAGCGGACTGGGCTATAAGGGCCGCGGTGCAATCATGGAAATTTTGCTGCTGAACGATGAACTCCGGGCGAAGATTCTCGAAACATCAGAGGCGAGCGCCCTGCGGGAAGTGGCTGTCCGTAACGGCATGAAGAGCTTGCGGGAAACCGGCCTTTCCCGGGTGCGCGACGGAATAACAACGATTGATGAAATTTTGAGAGTAACCACTGGGTAA
- a CDS encoding type II secretion system F family protein — protein MYSRQMAAMLSSGMPLVQSIVALEEQTESKNFRAVLAGVRVNVEGGSMYSDSLSEYPQIFDELYVNMMRAGETGGMLAETCERVATFLEASNRLRAKVKSAMMYPTVVICVALIISVGLIVGIVPTFAKMFAGFGAKLPGPTQMLLNTSNFIRDYWYIVLSAIGVSIYSLRRYVRTERGGYVVDAVRLRFPLLGKLARKIAITRFASTFAQLMSSGVPIIQAMSIVGVATGNKVIGKAILDARASVEQGKTISETLKSNKEFPSMLIHMLSAGEQTGKMEEMLTKLSQFYQEEVDTMLEGLTSMLEPLLMVVIGVMIGGIVLAMFMPIFKMTEVVM, from the coding sequence ATGTACTCCCGCCAAATGGCGGCAATGCTCTCGTCGGGGATGCCGCTGGTGCAATCCATCGTTGCGCTGGAGGAACAGACCGAAAGTAAAAACTTCCGTGCGGTGCTTGCCGGAGTACGGGTGAATGTTGAGGGCGGCTCTATGTATTCCGATTCGCTGAGCGAATACCCGCAGATTTTCGATGAGCTTTACGTTAACATGATGCGTGCCGGTGAAACGGGTGGTATGCTGGCGGAAACCTGCGAACGCGTGGCCACTTTTTTGGAAGCTTCCAATCGATTGCGCGCCAAAGTGAAGTCCGCCATGATGTACCCGACGGTTGTTATCTGCGTAGCACTGATCATTTCGGTCGGCCTGATCGTCGGTATCGTGCCGACATTCGCTAAGATGTTTGCCGGATTCGGCGCCAAACTGCCCGGTCCGACACAAATGCTTCTGAATACCAGCAACTTTATCCGCGATTACTGGTACATCGTTCTATCCGCCATCGGCGTCTCAATCTACAGCCTGCGCCGCTACGTTAGAACTGAAAGGGGCGGCTACGTAGTGGACGCCGTCCGGTTGCGGTTTCCACTGCTCGGAAAACTGGCCCGGAAAATCGCCATCACACGCTTCGCATCAACCTTCGCTCAACTGATGTCGAGTGGCGTGCCGATTATTCAAGCCATGTCTATCGTCGGCGTGGCCACCGGCAACAAAGTGATTGGCAAGGCGATTTTGGACGCGCGCGCCAGTGTCGAACAGGGGAAAACCATCTCCGAAACACTCAAAAGCAATAAAGAGTTTCCCAGCATGCTCATCCATATGCTTTCTGCCGGGGAACAAACCGGCAAAATGGAAGAAATGCTCACCAAGCTGTCCCAGTTTTATCAGGAAGAAGTCGACACCATGCTCGAAGGCCTCACCTCAATGCTCGAGCCTCTGCTGATGGTTGTGATCGGGGTGATGATCGGCGGAATCGTGCTGGCCATGTTTATGCCGATTTTCAAGATGACCGAAGTGGTGATGTAG